A window of the Ruminococcaceae bacterium KH2T8 genome harbors these coding sequences:
- a CDS encoding methionine adenosyltransferase codes for MRNRTGKWLFTSESVTEGHPDKICDQISDSVLDAIIEQDPKARVACETCTTTGMVLVMGEISTSAYVDIPSIVRDRIKEIGYDGSDAGFDYKTCAVLTSIDEQSADIAMGVDASLESRGGAKEDYDTGAGDQGMMFGYANNDTAELMPLPISLAHKLSLKLTEVRKADPDSFLRPDGKSQVTVEYENDKAVRIDTVLISTQHKDIVEHDELEKFIKGNVIDPVIPSELVDENTRIIVNPTGRFVIGGPQGDSGLTGRKIIVDTYGGFGRHGGGAFSGKDPTKVDRSAAYAARYIAKNIVAAGIADECEVQLAYAIGVASPVSVMVDTFGTGKIADTKISEIVNEIFDLRPAAIIDTLDLRRPIYAKTAAYGHFGREDQGFPWEKTDKAEIIRQKAGI; via the coding sequence ATGAGAAACAGAACAGGTAAGTGGCTCTTTACATCAGAGTCGGTAACGGAGGGACATCCTGACAAGATCTGTGATCAGATCTCGGACAGCGTGCTCGATGCGATCATCGAGCAGGATCCCAAGGCGAGAGTAGCATGCGAGACATGTACTACAACGGGTATGGTACTCGTAATGGGTGAGATCTCAACATCCGCATATGTCGATATCCCCTCGATCGTAAGAGACAGGATCAAGGAGATCGGTTATGACGGATCCGACGCAGGATTTGATTACAAGACCTGCGCAGTACTTACATCCATCGATGAGCAGTCAGCAGATATCGCTATGGGTGTAGACGCATCTCTTGAGAGCCGCGGAGGCGCTAAGGAAGATTACGATACGGGTGCCGGAGATCAGGGTATGATGTTCGGTTATGCAAATAACGATACGGCAGAGCTCATGCCTCTTCCCATATCCCTTGCACACAAGCTCTCCTTGAAGCTCACGGAAGTCAGAAAGGCAGATCCTGACAGCTTCCTTCGTCCTGACGGAAAGAGCCAGGTAACGGTCGAGTATGAGAATGATAAGGCAGTAAGGATCGATACCGTCCTTATCTCCACTCAGCATAAGGATATCGTTGAGCATGACGAGCTCGAGAAGTTCATCAAGGGGAACGTTATCGATCCCGTTATCCCTTCAGAGCTCGTAGATGAGAATACAAGGATCATCGTTAATCCCACAGGCCGTTTTGTTATCGGCGGCCCTCAGGGTGACTCCGGTCTTACGGGTCGTAAGATCATCGTTGATACATACGGCGGATTCGGTCGTCACGGCGGCGGAGCATTCTCCGGTAAGGATCCGACGAAGGTAGACAGATCGGCTGCTTATGCTGCCAGATATATCGCTAAGAATATCGTTGCCGCAGGCATTGCAGACGAGTGTGAGGTTCAGCTTGCTTATGCTATAGGTGTAGCAAGTCCCGTATCCGTAATGGTAGATACATTCGGAACAGGTAAGATCGCTGATACAAAGATCTCCGAGATCGTTAATGAGATATTCGACCTTCGTCCCGCAGCCATCATAGATACGCTCGACCTTCGTCGTCCTATCTATGCAAAGACTGCTGCATACGGTCACTTCGGAAGAGAAGATCAGGGATTCCCCTGGGAGAAGACTGACAAGGCTGAGATCATCAGGCAGAAGGCCGGTATCTGA
- a CDS encoding ATP-dependent DNA helicase, RecD/TraA family, with product MPEAAFYKPTSEEIGTELQDIIVVAVKKIYGNNGFVIFACSGNYTVKGNCTFDIIEGAKYIVSGKVGTYGKQIQISASSIEPVDEGVDDVSYIAAFLKDTFEGLGQKTADKLAAQYKEDVLRVLLEKPKEVAKEIAGLSAAKAMLYSGLIDEDRSYLELLMKIRMLGLSKAQSEEVFEEFGLSAFEEIDKNPYLLLRCKGIGFETCERIAGQKGCDPIDPMRFAGAIECVLIELHAMTGNTWFDPIEVQGRAMKLLFGNGQYDSRLTDPVYAEAEELAVKQKRIVIYRFVDGKCEGCASDATGSRIALRLYFVSEVSIKRELESFIAAKKKIPDRKKAEKKINEIAGGMGIVPDDKQMQALMLCMYQPVAVITGGPGTGKTTITGILAEHFRRENISCEFCAPTGRAAKRLSEASGMKANTIHRLLQMNADDTEKVRFGRNRDNPIEARVVVVDEASMMDTLVFGALLDAIGRNSSLILIGDPDQLPSVGAGNILEDILSCEVIPRVRLEYIFRQKDESSIASNSCRILKGEDPIGNETDFSVLRCANDDEALEEIKKLYVPMVKANEDVVILCPTKQNLIGTSSLNIELQELITGDHKEEVKISDGNVIHKGDKVMQVKNNYKIEYYDPSEGEVVKGIFNGETGTVGGKDLLKGKLDILFDDGRRVGYDKKMLSDIELAYAMTVHKSQGCEFDTVIIALGRMNIKLSNRKLLYTAVTRGKKRVIVVDSQDRLHKMITSRDETVRQTSLKDFLSIVGERHLS from the coding sequence ATGCCGGAAGCCGCTTTCTATAAGCCGACTTCGGAAGAAATAGGAACCGAATTACAGGACATTATCGTTGTTGCCGTAAAGAAGATCTACGGCAACAACGGTTTTGTTATTTTTGCGTGTTCCGGAAACTATACCGTAAAGGGTAACTGTACTTTCGATATCATCGAGGGTGCGAAGTATATCGTAAGCGGTAAGGTCGGAACTTACGGTAAGCAGATACAGATATCAGCTTCATCGATAGAACCTGTCGACGAAGGCGTTGATGATGTGTCTTATATCGCAGCTTTCCTCAAGGATACTTTCGAAGGGCTGGGTCAGAAGACGGCTGATAAGCTGGCTGCTCAGTATAAAGAAGATGTCCTTCGTGTATTGCTCGAAAAACCTAAGGAAGTCGCTAAGGAGATCGCGGGACTTTCCGCCGCCAAAGCTATGCTCTACTCGGGGCTGATAGATGAGGATAGATCTTATCTCGAGCTGCTCATGAAGATCAGGATGCTCGGGCTTTCGAAGGCTCAGAGTGAAGAAGTCTTCGAGGAGTTCGGACTGTCTGCTTTCGAAGAGATCGATAAGAATCCTTATCTGCTCTTAAGGTGTAAGGGTATAGGATTTGAGACATGCGAGAGGATAGCGGGTCAGAAGGGGTGTGATCCCATAGATCCGATGAGATTTGCAGGTGCTATCGAATGTGTACTTATAGAACTCCATGCGATGACCGGCAATACCTGGTTCGATCCGATAGAAGTTCAGGGAAGGGCGATGAAACTGCTGTTCGGCAACGGGCAGTATGACAGCAGGCTCACTGATCCCGTATATGCTGAGGCGGAGGAACTCGCAGTTAAGCAAAAGCGGATAGTCATCTACCGTTTCGTTGACGGTAAATGCGAAGGCTGTGCTTCCGATGCTACAGGCTCAAGGATAGCTCTGAGACTCTATTTCGTGTCGGAGGTATCCATCAAGCGTGAACTTGAGAGCTTTATCGCCGCCAAGAAAAAGATCCCTGACAGGAAAAAGGCCGAAAAGAAGATAAATGAGATCGCAGGCGGTATGGGAATAGTTCCGGATGATAAGCAGATGCAGGCGTTGATGCTCTGTATGTACCAGCCTGTTGCTGTCATTACGGGTGGTCCGGGTACGGGAAAGACTACCATCACCGGAATACTCGCAGAGCACTTTCGAAGAGAGAATATAAGCTGCGAGTTCTGTGCGCCGACCGGAAGAGCTGCCAAGCGTCTCTCCGAAGCGTCCGGTATGAAAGCAAATACTATCCACAGACTTCTTCAGATGAATGCAGATGATACGGAGAAAGTTAGATTCGGCAGGAATAGGGATAATCCGATCGAGGCAAGAGTCGTTGTCGTAGATGAGGCGTCCATGATGGATACACTCGTATTCGGCGCGCTCCTTGATGCTATCGGCAGGAATTCTTCACTGATACTGATAGGAGATCCGGATCAGCTTCCGTCGGTAGGGGCGGGGAATATCCTTGAAGATATCCTTTCGTGCGAAGTGATCCCGAGAGTAAGGCTCGAGTATATATTCAGACAGAAAGACGAAAGCTCCATTGCATCCAACAGCTGCAGGATCTTAAAGGGTGAAGATCCTATCGGAAACGAGACTGATTTCTCGGTATTAAGATGCGCAAATGACGATGAAGCCTTAGAGGAGATAAAGAAACTCTATGTTCCGATGGTGAAGGCAAATGAAGATGTTGTTATCCTTTGTCCGACTAAGCAGAATCTGATCGGTACGTCCTCGCTTAATATCGAACTTCAGGAACTCATCACGGGAGATCATAAGGAAGAGGTCAAGATATCCGACGGCAATGTCATCCATAAGGGCGACAAGGTCATGCAGGTCAAGAATAACTACAAGATCGAGTATTACGACCCTTCAGAAGGAGAGGTCGTAAAAGGTATATTTAACGGCGAGACGGGAACCGTCGGAGGGAAGGATCTCCTTAAGGGCAAACTCGACATATTATTCGATGACGGAAGACGTGTCGGCTATGACAAGAAGATGCTCTCTGATATAGAACTCGCGTATGCAATGACTGTCCATAAATCGCAGGGTTGTGAGTTCGATACGGTCATAATCGCGCTCGGCAGGATGAACATAAAGCTGTCTAATCGAAAGCTCCTTTATACTGCCGTAACTAGAGGTAAGAAGAGGGTTATCGTTGTGGACTCTCAGGATCGCCTTCATAAGATGATCACGAGCAGGGATGAGACAGTAAGACAGACGTCTCTTAAGGACTTTCTGTCGATAGTTGGCGAAAGGCATCTGTCATGA
- a CDS encoding comF family protein, with the protein MSIIRRAMDVMLPQRCTVCSSLAVPREEVITRLPDGMALCFDCMSDLAPMPEDKRWMLCLSEPYSGDPIPSLTLYMPFKYDGFFSRAVPAMKFQGKSQIAEFMGMLLGNMLKEDSVEADLIVSVPLSEERLRERGYNQAELIASAASKVVGIPAARDVLMRVKDTERQTSLADKAGRGSNVDRAFMVREGWDIADVRIILIDDVATTGHTLHSAAETLFAAGARNVLCCAVCGNRYSTNDEVF; encoded by the coding sequence ATGAGCATCATCCGTCGCGCCATGGATGTCATGCTTCCTCAAAGGTGTACGGTGTGCTCTTCTTTGGCGGTGCCTCGCGAAGAAGTCATTACCAGGCTTCCGGACGGGATGGCTCTGTGCTTTGACTGCATGTCGGATCTGGCGCCGATGCCTGAGGATAAGAGATGGATGCTATGCCTTTCAGAGCCGTATAGCGGTGATCCTATCCCGTCGCTTACGCTCTACATGCCGTTTAAATACGACGGATTCTTTTCCCGTGCAGTGCCTGCAATGAAGTTTCAGGGCAAGAGTCAGATCGCCGAATTCATGGGAATGCTCCTTGGAAATATGCTGAAGGAGGATAGCGTCGAAGCAGATCTTATCGTCTCGGTACCTCTGTCGGAGGAAAGACTTCGCGAGAGGGGATATAACCAGGCTGAACTAATTGCTTCGGCCGCTTCAAAGGTCGTCGGGATACCCGCCGCACGGGATGTCCTTATGAGAGTAAAAGATACTGAGCGCCAGACTTCGCTTGCCGATAAGGCGGGGCGAGGTTCCAATGTCGACAGAGCATTCATGGTTCGTGAAGGATGGGATATCGCCGATGTCCGCATTATCCTCATAGATGATGTCGCTACGACCGGGCATACTCTTCATTCGGCTGCGGAGACGCTCTTTGCGGCAGGTGCTCGAAATGTTCTCTGCTGTGCCGTATGCGGAAACAGATATTCTACAAATGATGAAGTCTTTTGA